The sequence below is a genomic window from Lolium perenne isolate Kyuss_39 chromosome 7, Kyuss_2.0, whole genome shotgun sequence.
AGTTTAGAAGGTAGTACAATACTATTCACGCTCTAATGAAACATTGTATGCATACAATCGGTTGAAACCGTATTGCAAGTACATGATAGGTGGTGTAGCATGTGATGTACTCGTCGTGTttgattatttatttatttattttggaaAGTAATAATCCATAGATCATGGAAATGCCATAGGGTGGCGTTAATCAGAGCTCGTCGCGGACATCCTGCTTGGTGTTGGGCGATGTCTTGACAGGGTAAGAGCAATCCTCAAATTTTATCTTTTGGGATACTGATAAAATAATACATGTACGATTTAGGATTTGAGCTTGTAAAGTTTTGAATGCTTCTTATAAGTTTCATATTTGCAAATGTTTAATAAATGATGGTTCAATACAAACCATATCACATATGCGGTCATCTCGATAGACTTCTGACGAAGAGTGAAAAAAAAGGGTATGTTTGTTGTTCGAGAAAAAGAAAAGGTAGCTACCTTGCATTATGTTCTTAGAAATTTCGCTACTAGCAGCAACCGTGATATGTAATACTACTTGGTAAAATTGGCATTGATGATAATATTTGCAAATACAAATTTAGAACTTAATAATACAATACTATTCATGTTGTCATAAAACATTGTAGGCATACAATCGGTTGAAACCGTATTACAAGTACATGATAGGTGAGAGCAGCAGCATGTGATGTATTCGTCATGTttgattatttatttatttatttattatggagTAATAATCGATTGATCATGCATggttatgccatagggtggcattAATCAGAGCTCATCGCGGAGGACGTCCCCTTGCTTGGTGTTTGAGGATGTCTTGACAGGGTAAGAGGCCACCTGGGCGATGCCGCAAAGTCCCCGATTGTCTTCGACGTTGCGCTTTATGCGGATGTATCCTTTCTCGCCCCACCCTACGCCCCATGAGTTCTTCAGGATCCAGTACTGGGTGCCGTCCACGGTGGTGCCGTACCCCACCGCCGTCACGGCGTGGTTGGTCGAAGTCCCGCACTCTCCGGCGAACACCCCTTCAGAATAAAACTGGAACCCGCTGGCGTCGACGACCACCGACACAGGTTGTGCCGCCACCGCCACCTGCAGCGCCGTCTCGTTGTTGGCCGGCACGTCCTGGTAGCCGTCGATCTTGACCACGCGGGGGACACACGTATTGCAGGTGGGCGCCTGCTGGGCAGTGTAGGGGTACGCGGCCTCGGAGGCGATCCCGCAGCCAGTCGCGATGTACTGGAAGGCGGTGTCCATCCAGCCGCCGCTGCAGCCCCAGTTGGAGGCGGTGCAGtccacgagctgctgctccgACAGAGACATCAGCTTCTTGGTGCGGATCGCGTTGATGCCCTCGATGGCCGCGACCGTGGAGAACGCCCAGCAGCTGCCGCATTGCCCCTGGTCCTTGACGCCCGTCACCGCGCCCTTCTTCCTCCAGTCCACCGACGAGGGGAGGCTCGAGGCGGCAGCGCTGCCGTGCATGAAGCTGTCGCTCCTCCGGTCGCCGTGGAAGGCGCGGGAGGAGGCATAGACACGGCTGAACTCGTCGGCGGTCATGTCACCGAAGCGGTTGAGACGGAGCTTGTAGGGCTCGTCGCCGAGGTTGAACTCGTGGATGAGCCGCACGTTCTTCTTAAACACATCGAAGCGGCTGGCCTTCTCGCCGAGATTACGAGATACCGTATGCTCCGCGCGCCAGCGTTCGTACAAGGCCCACAGGGAATCCTCTGACGCCAGGTCCTTGTCGCTGAAGTCCATGGCGATCGCTGGCGCTGGAGCCACGGCCAGCAGTAAGACAAGCGCGGCGGTGGCCATGGTGATCACGAGCAGGAGCGCTCTCGGCGCCATTGTCACCTTGGCAAGGCTAGTTATGTTATGTAGTATGTAGCTTCGAGTGTACGTAGTACTACTACCTAGTAAAGCTTGTTATGTCGATCGTGAGATGGATGGGTTGGTGCGGTAGCCATGCCGATCAGCTGGTCCTTATATAGTGGAGACAAGCACAAGCTAGCATGCTGCACACAAGCCATACCGTATACAAGTGATTTGAAGTCGCAGGTCAATACTCAATAGCTGTTGTGTCCGTTGCCTGTTGTTTGGGCATTTGGTCGCATGCCGCACACGTGCTTGAACAGCTCCATGGGCAAATGCGTGTAGCAACCAGTGATCCACACACAAGGTAACCAAATCCCTTGCTTACTTATCCTGTTTTTTTCTATCGAGATGAGGTCAGAAGCTGTTTATTTACGGAGAGGTCAGCAGCTGTTGGCATTCTTGCCTGCTGTTTAGGCATTTTTCTGGAGCGTTTAGGCAGCGATCGAAGGGGTACGGTCACTCTCAAGAAGCACAGGGGCCCACAGGGGGCAAGTGCTAGAAGCAACTGCGGAAACCAGTGGCCCACGAATCACACCACAGGGGCTAAAACAAGTAGAGCTCTGCTTTTTTTTTGAGGGGGAAAAGACCGTCCTTTTATTCGATAACAAGTAGAATACACATGCCCTCAGGCGGGCCATTCAGCTACATCTGGGCATGGGAAGCCCGGCCCGGACGGCCCGGCCCGAAAATCCCGGGCCGGGCTGGGCTTGCACTTtgggccgggctcgggcctgaAATCTGAGCCCGAACGTCGGGCCGGGCCAGGCTCGGGCCTTCATTTTCGCACATTTTTGCCTGGTCAGGCTGGGTTTCTTGGGCCGGGCCATGCTTTTTGCTCGTTTGGGCTAGGTTCGGGCTTAAATTACAGGCCCGACGGTTGGGCCGGACTGGGCTCGGGCCTGACTTTTTACCTGCGGGCTTTTTTAAGCCCGGCCCGAATTTTGCCCAGGTGTACATTCAGCCACAGGCGGCGGCCTAAAACATCAAACAAAGCACTCTTGGCTAACTTATGAGCCTCATTATTCCACTTTCTACTCTCAAACTTAAACTCAAGAAAATTAAAGGTATGCCGAGCTTCTGTGATCTCGAAGACAATATGGGAATAAACCCCTCTGGTACCCTGCTCCAGATTTTGAACCACCATCTTGCAATCCGATGCAACACGAACCCTGGATGCATAGATGTCCCTTGCGAGATCGCACGCCTCGTGGCATGCAAGCGCCTCCAAGGTTTCAGCGTCAGTAACTCCAGTATATATGAGCGACGAGGCTCCCAGATAGACATCGTCGCTGCTTCTCGCGATCGCCGCTACTGCACCCCTCCTCAGGTTCTTCCCAACAGCCGCGTCGACGTTGATCTTAACCATACCCGGCGGTGGCGGAATCCAAGCCGGTGCCTGAGCCATCGTAGCAACTGAAGGTTGTTGTACCGTCCTTCTGCTTAGCTCCAGATCCCTCAGATAATTCTACACAAAATGATGGACAGATAGCGGGCTCTGAAAGATCTGCTCGTGAATCACCTTCCTCCCGGCATGCCAAACCGCCCAAAGAGTAACAAAAACGATGACTTGTTCATCATGCGGTAGCGTGTCCATCATCTGGGTCAGCCAAGTCGCGCGCACACCTCCTCTGATTGTTGCATGTGTTTTGTAATGTGTTCATCTACCAGAGTAGAGCTCTGCTAGATAGCTTGCAGGTTATTAAgtttaagagcatctctaacagagcccgtcaaCACGGAAACTGAAAACACTGAATTCAGTTCACCGAACTCGTGTTAACAGGTCGGAAAATCGCTAGCGCGGAACGTCCGAACCCCAGCAATATTCTGTTTTACAGTTCcggtttacgggctctgttctgcGTCAGCAACATCCGAACCCGTAAAACTAGGGTTTTTCATAGAATTCATATGCAACATGGTATAAACATGAACATACAACAAACAATCATAATTAATCAAATaatcatccaaattattacaacagATAAACAAATATCTCAACCAAATTACAACAGttttaaaataataataataataataataataataataataataataataataatgaacAAATGTGTCAACCAAATTACAACAGTTTTCAAGTaatcacgcaaatgaacaaatgtcTCAACAATGATACATCTCACGCATAAATGAATGGAATGGTAGGATCACATGCGACGGCCATTTCACTGCCAGTGGTGCATTTTGAGATCATAAACTAGCTGGGCATGGGTATTGGCATTCTCAATCCGCCAATGTGTTTCAAGGAAAGCTTCAATGCGATTGTTATTCCATTGGGGTTGCACTCGGGTGTCAACATTATCATAGAAGCAGGGCAGGCTTAACCCACTTTCatcctcaatgatcatgttgtgaagaatcacacaacatgtcatgatgtTCACAATTTGTCCCAAAACCGAGCTGGACCCCGAACAatggcaaaccttgcttgcaaaacaccaaaagctctctcaatTTTCTTGCGAGCTGCTTCTTGAGCTTTGGTAAATTCAGCTTCTTTTTTTCTTGGGGATCCTTCACATACTTCACAAAGGTTGCCCAATCCATATAGATGTTATCGGCTAGATAGTATCCCATTGTATATTCATTATTCATGACCTTGTAATTCAAGTGGGTGCTTCCCCATTTGCTAGTTTTGCAAATAAAGGGGATCTTTGcagcacgttgatgtcattgaatGTCCCATTTGCTAGCCGCGCCTCCGATTCTGCAGCTGCGCGTGGTCCTCCAGCTCCTAGACGGAGAGAAGGAGGATGGTGGCCTCGACAAAGGTCGGAATCGTCTAAGCTCAACGAATCGGACAGATCGACGTCGATGAACTCGTCGGCGAAGCTCATCCTCGATTTggccggcgcggcggcggcggcacccgGAGCTGGGCGAGGAACCGCGGGCGGGATGCGGGGCGACCTGCGCTAGCTCTGGGATGCCGAGCTTGGCCGAATCGGGCGGTCTGGCGATGGCGGTGGCGGAGTGTGTTGGCGGTGCGGGGAGGAGGTCGAGAGTGAGCGGTGCGTGAGGTGAAATTTCAGTGTGCCCTAGATATGGATCCACCGTTCGGTTCgctcactagtaggaaaaagccTACCTGTCGCGTGCCAATTTGGGCTACCAGCCGCAGGTGGTGGCCCGCGACTGGTAACTTGCCAGTGGTATTAGCTACTAGTCGTGTGCTGGGCCGGCACGCGGCTTGTACTTCCAGTACCGGTCACGTGCACTCGATGACTTCTGCCACTAAGTTTACTGGCAGCGCACAGAAGGCACGCGACTAGTATTCTGCATATGTGTCGCTGCATATTGCTTCTGGCCTATCCCCCTATTTAGACAGCAGGTTGCAAACATATATAAACATTACCAATCAACAGCAGATACACAAATATATAATAGCCAAGTGATCAAATCATTAATAACACTATAGAGTTGTCGCAAGTGATCAAGTCATTACATAAATTGAGCATAATATATAGATCCAATCATTACACTAGCTAAAGCCTATCAAGCTAGTGACCAAGTCATTATATAAAATGAGCACAATAGCTAAGTGACCAAATCACTCcttcggctccggctccggctccggctccatgGGTGGGTAATGAACAACGATCCCGTCAGAGTCCCTTGGGTCGTGGAATTTATTATCAGATGAGAAGGCGTCGTTTCGCTGTTTGTAGTGGAAGAAGGTCTCCATGTATAAGCCATCCAAGTAGAAATATAACTTAGTCTCTGGCTCCATCCCATAGCGTTCTATCATCTCCTTCCAACTACGCCTGTGGAAATATGTTAGATTCGCCTCATTGGTGACTTCAACAACAAAGATCCTGTCCGTTGTGGGTAGTGTGTTCTGCTGGATGACAACTTCAAACGTTCCCAAATTATTAATTTTTCCCAAATGGTTAAAAGTTCACAAACTAACTAATTAGACTAAAACATACCGACATAGTTTTATAATCCTCCTTGAAAATAATATAAAACTTTTTATCATTGCATCTATATTGTCCACAATATGCGCACCGCTGCCAATAAGTAGCCATTTGTTGCACATATAACGTTGTGTTATCTTAACAATTATAGCATACTATAGAATACAAATCTACTGAACACAAAAATTAACTTCAAATAAGGCATCATATATATATTGGACCCAGAAAatcacagggatggggtcagcgaaccAAGTACGATACACAAGATTTGTATATGTGCATATGACAAGGCTCGATAGCACCACCCCATGATCActgccaaaaaaaaaatcatcgGCCATATGACAAAAAAATACTAGCTAGCGATTTAAAATGAACTTCAAATAAGGCCTCGTATATTTATATTGCACATAGAAatcacagggatggggtcagcgagccAAGTACGATGTGCAAGATTTGTATTTGTGCATATGACAAAGCTCGCTAACACTATCCCATGATCGCTGCAAAAAAAATCATCAGCCATTACAAATATATCATACAAAATCTACATATAGTAGCAAACAATTCAAATATACAACAAATTAAATCTATATAGTACCAATCAAATCAAATATACAACAAATTAAATCTACATAGTAGCAAACAAATCAAATATACAACAAATTAAATCTACGTGGACAATCCAGCAGGGGGTGCG
It includes:
- the LOC127312974 gene encoding KDEL-tailed cysteine endopeptidase CEP1-like, with translation MAPRALLLVITMATAALVLLLAVAPAPAIAMDFSDKDLASEDSLWALYERWRAEHTVSRNLGEKASRFDVFKKNVRLIHEFNLGDEPYKLRLNRFGDMTADEFSRVYASSRAFHGDRRSDSFMHGSAAASSLPSSVDWRKKGAVTGVKDQGQCGSCWAFSTVAAIEGINAIRTKKLMSLSEQQLVDCTASNWGCSGGWMDTAFQYIATGCGIASEAAYPYTAQQAPTCNTCVPRVVKIDGYQDVPANNETALQVAVAAQPVSVVVDASGFQFYSEGVFAGECGTSTNHAVTAVGYGTTVDGTQYWILKNSWGVGWGEKGYIRIKRNVEDNRGLCGIAQVASYPVKTSSNTKQGDVLRDEL